The Candidatus Aminicenantes bacterium genome has a segment encoding these proteins:
- the purE gene encoding 5-(carboxyamino)imidazole ribonucleotide mutase has product MKAKVAFILGSDSDYPSIENGVALLRQFGVHLEIEISSAHRTPERTLELVREFETAGVGVIIAAAGGAAHLPGVVAAHTLIPVLGVPIASPLSGLDSLLSMVQMPAGVPVATFGIGAAGATNAALFAVAMLALVDPVLAEKLRAYRGEQREKVLEKSRKLKDKLARE; this is encoded by the coding sequence AGCCAAAGTCGCCTTCATTCTGGGCAGCGACTCCGATTATCCGTCAATCGAAAACGGCGTCGCCCTGCTGCGCCAGTTCGGCGTCCATTTGGAAATCGAGATCAGCTCGGCCCACCGCACCCCGGAGCGCACCCTGGAGCTGGTCCGGGAATTTGAGACCGCCGGGGTCGGCGTGATCATCGCCGCGGCCGGCGGGGCAGCCCATCTCCCCGGGGTCGTGGCCGCCCACACCCTGATCCCGGTCCTGGGCGTGCCCATCGCCTCTCCGCTTTCGGGGCTCGATTCGCTGCTTTCAATGGTGCAAATGCCTGCCGGCGTGCCGGTGGCCACCTTTGGCATCGGCGCGGCCGGTGCGACCAACGCCGCCCTTTTCGCCGTGGCCATGCTGGCGCTCGTTGACCCTGTTCTCGCGGAAAAACTGCGCGCCTACCGTGGTGAGCAGCGCGAGAAAGTGCTGGAAAAAAGCCGGAAATTGAAGGACAAACTAGCCAGGGAATGA